Proteins from a genomic interval of Yarrowia lipolytica chromosome 1E, complete sequence:
- a CDS encoding uncharacterized protein (Compare to YALI0E12573g, similar to uniprot|Q8AW60 Brachydanio rerio SI:dZ181P14.1), producing MLRSTLSHMQKSVRVASMARQSMAAARLYSTDTNGSGSGIEEIEELRQAAIDFCAAEITPELQEKTDVDNAFPNHLWEKFGEAGFLGMTAPEKYGGLNLGYLAHSVVMEELSRASGSIALSYSAHSQLCINQLSLHTTPEQGEKYLPDLIAGKKIGALAMSEAGAGSDVVSMKTTAKKVDGGYVLNGTKMWITNGPDADYMVVYAKTDPAAGARGITAFIVEKGMDGFSCARKLDKLGMRGSNTGELIFEDVFVPEGNVLGKINGGVYVLMSGLDLERLVLAAGPIGLMHRALDEALPYVHTRTQFGKPIAHNQLLQGKLADMYTAFASTRAFQYQTAKAADLGQHTSKECASVILLAAEQATQVALDAIQCMGGMGYMMETVPQRLLRDAKLYEIGAGTSEVRRMLIGRAFNKDFA from the coding sequence ATGCTTCGATCCACCCTCTCACACATGCAAAAGTCGGTTCGAGTGGCCTCCATGGCCCGACAATCCATGGCTGCCGCCCGACTCTactccacagacaccaacggctctggatctggaaTCGAGGAGATCGAGGAGCTGCGACAGGCTGCCATTGACTTCTGCGCCGCGGAGATCACTCCCGAGCTCCAGGAGAAGACCGACGTGGACAACGCCTTCCCCAACCATCTATGGGAGAAGTTTGGAGAGGCTGGTTTCCTCGGAATGACTGCTCCTGAGAAGTACGGCGGTCTCAACCTCGGCTACCTCGCCCACTCTGTCGTTatggaggagctgtctcGAGCCTCTGGTTCTATCGCTCTCTCCTACTCGGCGCATTCCCAGCTGTGCATCAACCAGCTGTCTCTGCACACCACCCCCGAGCAGGGAGAGAAGTACCTGCCCGATCTGATTGCCGGAAAGAAGATTGGAGCTCTGGCCATGTCCGAGGCCGGCGCTGGATCCGACGTTGTCTCCATGAAGACCaccgccaagaaggtcgACGGAGGTTATGTTCTCAATGGTACCAAGATGTGGATCACCAACGGTCCCGACGCCGACTACATGGTCGTCTACGCTAAGACTGATCCCGCTGCCGGTGCCCGAGGAATCACCGCCTTcattgtggagaagggcATGGACGGCTTTTCCTGCGCCCGAAAGCTCGACAAGCTCGGTATGCGAGGCTCCAACACCGGAGAGCTCATCTTCGAGGACGTGTTTGTGCCCGAGGGCAACGTTCTTGGTAAGATCAACGGCGGTGTCTACGTGCTCATGTCCGGCCTGGATCTCGAGCGACTGGTGCTTGCTGCTGGCCCCATTGGTTTGATGCACAGAGCTCTGGACGAGGCTCTTCCTTACGTCCACACCCGAACCCAGTTCGGTAAGCCCATCGCCCacaaccagctgctgcagggCAAGCTCGCCGACATGTACACTGCCTTTGCGTCCACTCGAGCCTTCCAGTACCAGACTGCCAAGGCGGCTGATCTCGGCCAGCACACTTCCAAGGAATGTGCCTCTGTCATTCTGCTTGCTGCCGAGCAGGCCACCCAGGTTGCTCTTGACGCCATTCAGTGCATGGGTGGCATGGGCTACATGATGGAGACCGTTCCCCAGCGTCTGCTTCGAGACGCCAAGCTCTACGAGATTGGAGCTGGAACTTCTGAGGTCCGACGAATGCTTATTGGCCGAGCCTTCAACAAGGATTTCGCATAA
- a CDS encoding uncharacterized protein (Compare to YALI0E12529g, no similarity), whose amino-acid sequence MILDYTKIISELLLTNMKLNVAFALFALTAPVTAQRGGWGGNHNRPDNSGPNYPESKGYQYELKAFAPGTRLHNQPVEIKGKTMELDDKYKRPDFTVEYHNSNVNINERGWRKQRKHIEVDGQGKLTAEDGWGRPFVYNYWEFTGNQETVMPFTWNGVNQFYTCRGGPIYAQQGSPKCRNPQYFQLIGYRS is encoded by the coding sequence ATGATACTAGACTACACAAAGATAATCAGCGAATTACTTCTGACCAATATGAAACTCAACGTTGCCTTTGCCCTGTTTGCCCTGACAGCTCCTGTCACTGCCCAGAGAGGCGGATGGGGTGGAAACCACAACCGACCCGATAACAGCGGACCCAATTATCCCGAGTCCAAGGGCTACCAGTACGAGCTCAAGGCGTTTGCCCCCGGAACCCGTCTCCACAACCAGCCCGTTGAAATCAAGGGCAAAACCATGGAGCTTGatgacaagtacaagcgTCCTGACTTCACCGTTGAGTACCATAACTCAAACGTGAACATCAATGAGCGAGGCTGGAGAAAGCAGCGAAAGCACATTGAAGTCGACGGTCAAGGCAAGCTTACTGCTGAGGACGGATGGGGTCGACCCTTCGTTTACAACTACTGGGAGTTCACCGGTAACCAGGAGACCGTTATGCCTTTCACCTGGAACGGAGTCAACCAGTTTTACACTTGTCGAGGTGGCCCTATCTATGCTCAACAGGGATCTCCCAAGTGCCGCAACCCCCAGTACTTCCAGCTGATTGGATACCGTTCTTGA
- a CDS encoding uncharacterized protein (Compare to YALI0E12628g, similar to uniprot|P10174 Saccharomyces cerevisiae YMR256C COX7 Cytochrome c oxidase polypeptide VII, similar to Saccharomyces cerevisiae COX7 (YMR256C); ancestral locus Anc_8.807), whose translation MVNNVIKNQKLFQSQPNVALWKRHPRSKFLLYPFYACFAVSMGVSVWYTGRTILVSSIDMWRT comes from the exons ATGGT gaacaacgtcatcaagaaccagaAGCTCTTCCAGTCCCAGCCCAACGTGGCTCTGTGGAAGCGACACCCCCGATCCAAGTTCCTGCTGTACCCCTTCTACGCTTGTTTCGCCGTCTCCATGGGCGTTTCCGTCTGGTACACTGGCCGAACCATTCTTGTGAGTAGTATTGATATGTGGAGAACATGA
- a CDS encoding uncharacterized protein (Compare to YALI0E12551g, weakly similar to uniprot|P32791 Saccharomyces cerevisiae YLR214w FRE1 ferric (and cupric) reductase transmembrane component 1 [Precursor]): protein MPRILARTHPGSDPNSYPIWRGKNPFEDEQETEKLAAAIFKSRDYATYYAWTLAGLLVLHVMRYQGRKLLALLQKKEHNNKKKSLFGRLRIFHKIDQCLLYHPEGEGRLDVATHLVTLIFMAATAFLLFYNITHFIVFGFRTGFVIAINFPMLYILGAKKTPLSFLVGWSYDQLNIFHQVVGMCCVYAAVMHAAVFAYYFNPMYLITEFWSIMGILAFVAFVVIGLTSRQKFRENHYEIFYVVHLVGMLASLVGLYYHIPIAKPFALAAGASVVYDRVARAADGYRVARAYLELHSGDTIVVKIPKNQPRELLGSLSYYPSSWNPLNVGILITNGLIHTLNFFIGLFNRQTKLKWHSGQHMFITFLRCRLFESHPFTISSNYDHEDNLEFIIRVRKGFTKSLKEKLLAQMSANGLSEADSRKISWTVILHGPYGVKPLGLFQPPAPQEIAATENSCLVQQRKIVLIAGGSGVAFTFPLMLQLAHQKREVEFIWIVPDRTFATWVDLSHPRVQNASVLIHETKTQGRPDITEMVQSRLKGSSSCDWVCVCGPDMLLRQVRNNVAELRGNGQNVELFAERFGW from the coding sequence ATGCCACGCATTCTGGCAAGAACCCACCCTGGCTCCGACCCAAACTCGTACCCCATCTGGAGAGGCAAAAACCCGTTTGAGGACGAGCAGGAGACGGAGAAACTAGCAGCTGCCATCTTCAAATCTCGAGACTATGCCACATACTACGCATGGACACTAGCAGGcctgctggtgctgcaCGTCATGCGATACCAGGGCCGCAAGCTGCTGGCACTGCTACAGAAGAAAGaacacaacaacaaaaagaagTCGCTGTTCGGACGACTACGCATCTTCCACAAAATCGACCAATGTCTGCTATACCACCCGGAGGGAGAGGGCCGGCTTGATGTAGCCACGCATCTCGTGACTCTCATTTTCATGGCAGCCACGGCCTTCCTGCTCTTTTACAACATCACCCACTTCATTGTCTTTGGATTCAGAACCGGATTCGTCATTGCAATCAACTTCCCAATGCTCTACATCCTGGGGGCCAAAAAGACACCCCTGTCCTTCCTGGTAGGATGGTCTTATGACCAACTCAACATCTTCCACCAGGTGGTTGGAATGTGCTGTGTGTACGCGGCCGTCATGCACGCGGCCGTATTCGCCTACTACTTCAATCCCATGTACTTGATCACCGAGTTCTGGTCGATCATGGGCATCTTGGCCTTCGTGGCCTTCGTCGTCATTGGTCTGACTAGTCGGCAAAAGTTCAGAGAAAACCATTACGAAATTTTCTACGTCGTGCATCTGGTAGGCATGCTCGCGTCACTGGTGGGCTTGTACTACCATATTCCGATCGCCAAGCCCTTTGCTCTAGCTGCTGGAGCGTCCGTTGTCTACGATAGAGTGGCCAGGGCTGCAGATGGATACAGAGTGGCTAGAGCATACCTGGAACTTCACAGTGGAGACACCATCGTTGTAAAGATTCCCAAGAACCAGCCCAGGGAGCTGCTCGGCTCACTGAGCTACTACCCGTCCTCTTGGAACCCTCTGAATGTCGGCATCCTCATCACAAACGGCCTCATTCACACTCTCAACTTCTTCATTGGCCTGTTCAACAGACAAACCAAGCTGAAATGGCATTCAGGGCAGCACATGTTCATCACTTTTCTGAGATGTAGGCTTTTCGAGTCGCATCCCTTTACCATTTCGTCGAATTATGATCACGAAGACAACCTCGAGTTCATTATCCGAGTACGAAAAGGGTTCACCAAGTCGCTCAAGGAAAAGCTGCTGGCCCAAATGTCTGCCAACGGGCTGTCTGAAGCCGATTCCCGAAAAATCAGCTGGACCGTCATTCTCCATGGTCCCTACGGAGTCAAGCCTCTTGGTTTGTTTCAGCCGCCTGCCCCCCAGGAAATTGCAGCAACCGAAAACAGCTGCCTTGTGCAGCAGCGCAAGATTGTGCTTATTGCCGGCGGATCAGGCGTGGCCTTCACCTTCCCACTCATGCTGCAGCTGGCGCACCAGAAACGGGAAGTCGAGTTTATCTGGATTGTTCCCGACCGCACTTTTGCCACATGGGTCGATCTCAGCCACCCGCGTGTGCAGAATGCGTCTGTTTTGATCCACGAGACCAAGACACAGGGCAGACCGGATATCACCGAAATGGTGCAATCGCGGCTCAAGGGATCGTCGTCTTGCGATTGggtgtgtgtctgtggacCAGACATGCTATTGAGACAAGTGAGAAATAATGTAGCGGAGTTACGGGGCAATGGCCAGAATGTGGAGCTGTTTGCCGAGCGGTTTGGATGGTAA
- a CDS encoding uncharacterized protein (Compare to YALI0E12595g, similar to uniprot|Q9V9A7 Drosophila melanogaster Putative propionyl-CoA carboxylase beta chain mitochondrial precursor (EC 6.4.1.3) (PCCase beta subunit) (Propanoyl-CoA:carbon dioxide ligase beta subunit)), producing the protein MLRINLRALSHVRQPLARPLGLSRSLHQHVSPKQTDFNVIQSKIDPLSADFAEKKKGFEVLANKLASIHEQVTDPAFIPEKIKTKHLAKNKILPRDRITALIDPGTSFVELSLLAGHEMYGKDKVPAGGIITGLGQVNGVTCMIVANDSTVKGGTYFPITVRKHLRAQEIAMQNKLPCLYLVDSGGANLPHQADVFPSHNHFGRIFFQQSRMSSAKVPQLSLVLGPCTAGGAYVPAMSDESIIVKGGGHIFLAGPPLVKAATGEIVSAEDLGGGEMHSSVSGVTDYLVESEQEGIERLRECVKNLNYPQNNGHVTYNQTPAPIEEPLYDPKELGGIVGDNLRISYDVREVIARIVDGSRFSEFKAKYGESLVCGFATIHNHKVGILANNGPLYSESSLKGAHFIQLCKQRDIPLVFLQNISGFMVGSEAERGGIAKNGAKLVNAVVGSGVERFTVVIGGSYGAGNYGMCGRAYDPRFLFTWPNSRTAVMGAEQLAQVMESVRSEKGHADALRERVEHESMAEFGSARLWDDGVIKPEDTRKYLALALEASRGGVRQKEDTDFGIWRM; encoded by the coding sequence ATGCTTCGAATCAACCTCAGAGCACTGTCGCATGTCCGACAGCCTCTAGCCAGGCCCCTGGGTCTCTCCCGGTCTCTGCACCAGCATGTCTCTCCCAAACAGACGGACTTCAACGTGATCCAGTCTAAGATTGATCCTCTGAGTGCAGACTTTGCcgagaaaaagaagggtTTCGAGGTGCTTGCCAACAAGCTGGCCAGTATCCATGAGCAGGTGACTGATCCCGCCTTCATTCCTGAGAAGATCAAGACCAAGCATctggccaagaacaagatTCTCCCCAGAGACAGAATCACTGCCCTCATTGACCCAGGCACCTCCTTTGTGGagctgtcgctgctggcTGGTCATGAGATGTACGGAAAGGACAAGGTCCCGGCCGGTGGCATTATCACCGGTCTGGGCCAGGTCAATGGAGTCACATGCATGATTGTCGCTAACGACTCCACCGTCAAGGGAGGAACCTACTTCCCCATCACCGTGCGAAAGCACCTGCGAGCCCAGGAGATCGCCATGCAGAACAAACTTCCTTGTCTGTACCTGGTcgactctggaggagctaACCTGCCCCACCAGGCTGACGTGTTCCCCTCTCATAACCATTTCGGCCGAATCTTCTTCCAGCAGTCTCGAATGTCTTCTGCCAAGGTCCCCCAGCTGTCTCTGGTTCTGGGCCCCTGCACTGCCGGAGGAGCCTACGTTCCTGCCATGTCTGATGAGTCCATCATCGTCAAGGGCGGAGGCCACATTTTCCTGGCTGGTCCTCCCCTTGTCAAGGCCGCTACTGGAGAGATTGTGTCTGCCGAGGAccttggaggaggagagatgCACTCTTCCGTGTCTGGTGTGACCGATTACCTCGTTGAGTCTGAGCAGGAGGGTATCGAGCGACTTCGAGAGTGCgtcaagaacctcaacTACCCCCAGAACAAcggccacgtgacttaCAACCAGACCCCTGCCCCCATTGAAGAGCCTCTCTacgaccccaaggagctTGGTGGTATTGTTGGAGACAACCTGCGAATTTCTTACGACGTCCGAGAGGTGATTGCTCGAATTGTGGACGGCTCCCGATTCTCCGAGttcaaggccaagtacGGCGAGTCTCTGGTGTGTGGTTTTGCCACcatccacaaccacaaggTTGGTATTCTCGCCAACAACGGGCCCCTGTACTCCGAGTCTTCTCTCAAGGGTGCCCACTTCATTCAGCTGTGCAAGCAGCGAGACATTCCTCTGGTTTTCCTGCAGAACATTTCCGGTTTCATGGTTGGTTCTGAGGCTGAGCGAGGCGGAATTGCCAAGAACGGAGCCAAACTTGTCAACGCTGTGGTTGGCTCTGGTGTCGAGCGATTCACTGTTGTCATTGGAGGCTCTTACGGTGCCGGAAACTACGGAATGTGTGGTCGAGCCTACGACCCCCGATTCCTCTTCACATGGCCCAACTCTCGAACTGCCGTTATGGGCGCCGAGCAGCTGGCCCAGGTCATGGAGTCTGTTCGATCCGAGAAGGGTCACGCCGACGCTCTGCGAGAGCGAGTGGAACACGAGTCCATGGCTGAGTTTGGCTCTGCTCGACTCTGGGACGACGGAGTCATCAAGCCCGAGGACACCCGAAAGTacctggctctggctctggaggcttCTCGAGGCGGTGTTcgacagaaggaggacaCCGACTTTGGTATCTGGCGAATGTAA
- a CDS encoding uncharacterized protein (Compare to YALI0E12617g, similar to Saccharomyces cerevisiae SAF1 (YBR280C); ancestral locus Anc_1.307, weakly similar to KLLA0F01969g Kluyveromyces lactis IPF 1820.1): MSESNSSHDKDLLNRDILIHHVFPLLSPEDIKNVSLTNKQLHEAANSPSVWHDLYLKTFGENPLTTHKWPEMYQVRSRSGLFTWGQNGRGKLGLNEAHVPSDHKTLRGICRPTQVSGLGSLVVSDISAGGWGFLLLDIEGHVYGIGSISDRGRAPYVPGRVTNNPNTYPFRNPRGAGLFGGRGPFPFRVGGLIRPDIPPVTNNDAQPTPPPQPGSGPAPPATTGMYGGDNSDPQTDAPPLGHGIGPAVPPRTTAESDAIMTASRDAAQNDKKTNEGPSEEDVRKHWLLKFPDDKHPKVVAISAGRSRALALDEENNIWQWDKTFYDQAARLEFSFGDKRILKITGGWEKAAAVVEDVGLVVWDGISLTNVAAVRPVEHETVPNTKLTGDGEIVDVAVGRDAIVYLDRKGDAYTIDIHKLASGPVRLDGFMNKLKLSDWKVDAKFTKLTGNLTHFIFISDRDDVYLTPPDTTLTAGTEPSIIPELQKKGCISVAAGDRHFLALMKGGKILSWGCESQGCGDLGLGQAQELIKNDGASERGMDLVLSKPTQIRMEGHALAIAAGGWQSAAIITTDDIEHDEKQ, encoded by the coding sequence ATGAGTGAGTCAAACAGCTCTCACGACAAGGATCTGCTCAATCGAGACATTCTCATCCATCACGTCTTTCCTCTGCTCTCCCCGGAGGACATCAAGAACGTTTCTCTCACCAACAAACAACTACACGAGGCAGCAAACTCACCCTCCGTTTGGCACGATCTGTATCTCAAAACGTTTGGAGAAAACCCATTGACCACCCACAAGTGGCCCGAAATGTACCAGGTGCGATCCCGAAGCGGGCTTTTCACTTGGGGCCAAAACGGCCGAGGAAAGCTCGGTCTCAACGAAGCCCATGTGCCCAGTGACCACAAGACACTTCGAGGCATCTGCAGACCGACTCAGGTGAGCGGTCTGGGCTCCCTCGTGGTTTCGGACATCTCGGCGGGAGGTTGGGGCTTTTTGCTACTTGATATCGAGGGCCATGTCTACGGCATTGGAAGTATTTCCGACCGAGGAAGAGCTCCTTATGTTCCTGGACGAGTCACCAACAATCCCAATACCTACCCCTTCAGAAACcctcgaggagctggtcTATTCGGAGGAAGAGGGCCGTTCCCTTTTCGAGTTGGAGGTCTGATTCGTCCCGACATTCCTCCTGTCACCAACAATGATGCTCAACCCACTCCCCCTCCTCAGCCTGGTTCTGgacctgctcctcctgcaaCCACAGGAATGTACGGAGGAGATAACAGCGACCCTCAAACAGacgctcctcctctcggGCATGGAATTGGACCCGCTGTGCCACCCAGAACCACTGCTGAGTCAGATGCCATCATGACTGCTTCGAGAGACGCTGCTCAGAatgacaaaaaaaccaacgAGGGCCCTTCCGAGGAAGATGTCCGAAAGCACTGGCTACTCAAGTTCCCCGACGACAAGCACCCCAAGGTGGTGGCTATCTCTGCTGGTCGATCTCgagctctggctctggacgaAGAAAATAACATCTGGCAGTGGGACAAGACGTTCTACGACCAGGCTGCCCGCCTTGAGTTCTCGTTCGGAGACAAGCGCATTCTCAAGATCACCGGAGGCTGGGAAAAGGccgctgctgttgttgaggatgTCGGTCTGGTTGTGTGGGACGGAATCAGTCTGACCAACGTGGCTGCTGTTCGACCCGTGGAACATGAGACTGTTCCCAACACCAAACTCACCGGTGATGGGGAGATTGTCGATGTTGCTGTTGGTCGAGACGCCATTGTTTACCTTGACAGAAAGGGAGATGCGTACACTATCGACATCCACAAGCTTGCCAGTGGACCTGTTCGTCTGGATGGGTTCATGaacaagctcaagctgTCCGACTGGAAGGTCGATGCCAAGTTCACCAAGCTTACCGGTAACTTGACCcatttcattttcatttcTGACCGAGACGATGTGTACTTGACTCCTCCCGATACTACTCTCACAGCTGGTACAGAGCCTTCCATCATCCctgagctccagaagaagggaTGTATTTctgtggctgctggagaTCGCCACTTTCTGGCACTCATGAAGGGAGGCAAGATTCTGTCTTGGGGATGTGAGTCTCAGGGCTGTGGAGATCTTGGTCTCGGACAGGCTCAGGAGTTGATCAAGAACGATGGAGCCTCTGAGCGAGGCATGGATCTTGTGCTTTCCAAGCCTACCCAGATCCGTATGGAGGGCCATGCTCTTGCCATTGCTGCAGGAGGCTGGCAGAGTGCtgccatcatcaccaccgatGACATTGAGCACGATGAGAAGCAGTAG